A window of Zingiber officinale cultivar Zhangliang chromosome 5A, Zo_v1.1, whole genome shotgun sequence contains these coding sequences:
- the LOC121982536 gene encoding uncharacterized protein LOC121982536 has translation MKFKQGDEVEVLRRNKETYASWFPSIILSVLVNKYSVTYKLFVSPQGKPIVETVDVKDVRPCPPIVPYNQDWHVGDVAEVLDTHSWKVARIVKIVKNKYVVAKIFGSIQLKRFSIYDAARVSQAWQNNNWFDKVESERHYGCGFMSSSAKQSVKLEDGTHEAALMTQRLDKKHPEDFKEQQSGRKMFWGISTQTALKGDLKIICISSSDHEPRGTSRKRKDSLEADDCDLLNRRTWEPEFSKARRKIKTQIRDDKMLPDETDECSVASCSGNGTPESYLWQMRRHSRNASRKSMHIEYSSPHEDRRKHQSISEDKLASNIHKLELNAYRSTLQALYASGPLSWEQESLLTNLRLSLNISNEEHSVQLKQLLSV, from the exons ATGAAGTTCAAACAAGGTGATGAGGTGGAGGTCTTAAGAAGAAACAAGGAAACCTATGCCTCTTGGTTTCCTTCAATAATTTTATCAGTGCTTGTTAATAAATATTCAGTAACATACAAACTGTTTGTATCTCCTCAAGGAAAGCCCATTGTAGAAACAGTGGATGTCAAAGATGTCAGGCCCTGCCCACCAATTGTTCCTTACAACCAGGATTGGCATGTCGGCGATGTTGCTGAGGTTCTTGATACACATTCTTGGAAGGTAGCAAGGATCGTTAAGATTGTCAAGAACAAATACGTCGTTGCCAAAATCTTCGGCTCTATACAACTGAAAAGATTTTCCATCTATGACGCAGCAAGGGTTTCACAGGCTTGGCAGAACAACAATTGGTTCGATAAG GTTGAAAGTGAGAGGCATTATGGTTGTGGTTTTATGTCTTCGAGCGCCAAACAGTCAGTCAAATTGGAGGATGGAACACATGAAGCAGCTTTAATGACACAGAGACTTGACAAAAAACACCCAGAAGATTTCAAGGAACAGCAGTCCGGCAGAAAAATGTTTTGGGGCATTTCCACTCAGACAGCTTTAAAAGGAGACCTCAAAATCATCTGCATCTCGAGTTCTGATCATGAGCCTAGGGGTACCAGTAGGAAAAGGAAGGATAGCTTGGAAGCTGATGACTGTGATCTGCTTAACAGAAGAACTTGGGAGCCTGAATTCAGCAAGGCCAGAAGAAAGATCAAAACTCAGATACGAGACGATAAGATGTTACCAGATGAGACTGATGAATGTTCGGTCGCTAGCTGTAGCGGTAATGGCACACCGGAAAGTTATCTTTGGCAAATGAGAAGACATTCTAGGAATGCTTCCAGGAAATCTATGCATATCGAGTATTCAAGTCCTCATGAAGATAGGAGAAAGCATCAAAGCATTTCCGAAGACAAGTTAGCTTCCAACATCCATAAATTAGAGCTGAATGCGTATAGATCAACTCTGCAAGCTCTGTATGCATCCGGGCCTTTGAGTTGGGAGCAGGAGTCACTGCTAACAAATCTTCGGCTCTCGCTCAATATATCGAATGAAGAACATTCAGTCCAACTGAAGCAGCTATTGTCTGTGTAA